One genomic segment of Microcella indica includes these proteins:
- a CDS encoding GNAT family N-acetyltransferase, translating into MTGPILRKADRDEVVEMTSLLHLAHAELADRGLNFSGVDQTVATTRRRSFQGSTWVLELEGQLIGMATLSMPPSSVLRNLSEVANVRRAAWLNQLAVHPDHRGDGHARTLFEKIRDEAIRRRAAFLGIDTARPAEDLVEIYHYWGFAEREVIQWPGKAYDSLVMTLALRPLPAMPTQG; encoded by the coding sequence CTGCGCAAGGCCGACCGGGACGAGGTCGTCGAGATGACGAGCCTCTTGCACCTCGCGCACGCTGAACTCGCCGACCGGGGCCTCAACTTCTCCGGCGTTGATCAGACCGTCGCCACGACGCGCCGCCGTTCCTTCCAGGGCAGCACGTGGGTGCTCGAGCTCGAGGGCCAGCTCATCGGCATGGCAACGCTGAGCATGCCGCCGAGCAGCGTGCTGCGCAATCTCAGCGAGGTCGCGAACGTGCGGCGCGCCGCCTGGCTCAACCAGTTGGCCGTGCATCCCGACCATCGCGGTGACGGCCATGCCCGCACGCTCTTCGAGAAGATCCGCGACGAGGCGATCCGCCGCCGCGCGGCGTTCCTCGGAATCGACACGGCGCGGCCGGCCGAGGACCTGGTCGAGATCTACCACTACTGGGGTTTCGCCGAGCGCGAGGTCATCCAGTGGCCCGGCAAGGCCTACGACAGCCTCGTCATGACCCTCGCCCTGCGACCCCTGCCGGCCATGCCCACCCAGGGCTGA
- a CDS encoding nitroreductase family deazaflavin-dependent oxidoreductase, whose protein sequence is MSDPIVRTVRAVVAPITRTRAFRWLAPRVMPPIERAIATVTGSSVQLSGLLVPSLVLRTTGARSGQPRDSILMYTADGHGCAIVAGTSFAREKHPAWTYNLLAHPDAEIAVRGRRFAVRAALIEGDAREAAWRRIEHQWPGYRSYERESGRVVRLFRLTLTREL, encoded by the coding sequence ATGAGCGACCCGATCGTTCGCACCGTCCGCGCCGTCGTGGCGCCGATCACGCGCACGCGCGCCTTCCGCTGGCTCGCGCCGCGCGTCATGCCGCCGATCGAGCGCGCCATCGCGACCGTCACCGGCAGCTCGGTCCAACTGAGCGGGCTGCTCGTGCCCTCGCTCGTGCTGCGCACCACCGGGGCGCGCAGCGGTCAACCGCGCGACTCGATCCTCATGTACACGGCCGACGGCCACGGCTGCGCGATCGTCGCCGGCACGAGCTTCGCGCGCGAGAAGCACCCAGCGTGGACGTACAACCTGCTCGCCCATCCCGACGCGGAGATCGCGGTGCGCGGGCGGCGGTTCGCGGTACGCGCCGCCCTCATCGAGGGGGATGCTCGGGAGGCAGCCTGGCGTCGCATCGAGCACCAGTGGCCGGGGTACCGGTCCTACGAGCGCGAGTCGGGCCGCGTCGTGCGACTCTTCCGGCTCACACTCACGCGCGAACTCTAG
- a CDS encoding calcium/sodium antiporter, which translates to MQILDVLLVIGGLVLLIAGGEALVRGASSIATRIGMSPLIVGLIVVSAATSAPELAVTVGSVISGEPGLAVGNVIGSNIVNILLILGLSALVMPLLIKRQLVRFDIPVMVGLSILLVAVSLDGQIGLLDGVLLLAGLVVHAVLSILIGRREVRVGAEGAGTAPIPTPGSPTPVWLSLLLLVVGIGLLVLGSQLLVTGAVSIATGLGVSSLVVGLTVVAIGTSLPELATSIIAVRRGERDMAVGNIVGSNIFNIGMVLGLPAIIFGEGIPVPAAAIALDLPVMLATAIALLPIAFTGFIIARWEGGLFVAIYIAYTAYLVLAATQHNALEGFTDVMLWFVVPIIALTLVVVTTYEAGLHRGKRLAAREASDERSQPGG; encoded by the coding sequence GTGCAGATTCTCGACGTCCTCCTCGTCATCGGCGGGCTCGTGCTCCTCATCGCCGGCGGTGAGGCGCTCGTGCGCGGTGCGTCGAGCATCGCGACCCGCATCGGCATGTCGCCGCTCATCGTCGGCCTCATCGTCGTCTCCGCGGCCACATCGGCACCCGAGCTGGCCGTGACGGTCGGCTCGGTCATCAGCGGCGAGCCCGGCCTTGCCGTCGGCAACGTCATCGGCAGCAACATCGTCAACATCCTGCTCATCCTCGGGCTCTCCGCCCTCGTGATGCCGCTGCTCATCAAGCGTCAGCTCGTGCGGTTCGACATCCCCGTCATGGTGGGCCTCTCGATTCTCCTCGTCGCCGTGAGCCTCGACGGTCAGATCGGGCTGCTCGACGGCGTGCTGCTGCTCGCAGGTCTCGTCGTGCACGCGGTGCTGAGCATCCTCATCGGGCGTCGAGAGGTGCGCGTGGGGGCGGAGGGTGCCGGCACTGCGCCCATCCCCACCCCCGGCAGCCCCACGCCGGTCTGGCTCTCGCTCCTGCTGCTCGTCGTCGGCATCGGGCTTCTCGTGCTCGGCTCGCAGCTGCTTGTGACCGGAGCCGTGAGCATCGCGACCGGGCTCGGCGTGAGCAGCCTCGTCGTCGGCCTGACGGTCGTCGCGATCGGCACCTCGCTGCCCGAGCTCGCGACGTCGATCATCGCCGTGCGGCGCGGCGAGCGCGACATGGCCGTGGGCAACATCGTCGGCAGCAACATCTTCAACATCGGCATGGTGCTCGGCCTGCCCGCGATCATCTTCGGCGAGGGCATCCCCGTTCCCGCCGCCGCGATCGCGCTCGACCTGCCGGTCATGCTCGCCACCGCGATCGCGCTCCTGCCGATCGCCTTCACGGGGTTCATCATCGCGCGCTGGGAGGGCGGTCTCTTCGTGGCGATCTACATCGCCTACACGGCCTACCTCGTGCTCGCGGCCACCCAGCACAATGCCCTGGAAGGCTTCACCGACGTCATGCTGTGGTTCGTGGTGCCGATCATCGCCCTCACGCTCGTCGTCGTCACGACCTACGAGGCGGGGCTGCACCGGGGCAAACGGCTCGCCGCACGCGAAGCGAGCGATGAACGGTCCCAGCCGGGAGGCTGA
- a CDS encoding potassium channel family protein: MDWLVSALGTALVLAGAYDVFHTLLNPSGRGTISRLIFALSWRVTRRARRLGLAVGPASVVTVIAIWAATQVVGWALIYTPHIPEGFAYSHDIDPASFVAFWEAIYFSGATLTTLGFGDTVPIEPWLRVLAPVEALAGFALLSASATWFLQLHGALARRRSLALRVSQLEEAGFAESLAQTPRTAAAVIIESIAEQIAVARVDYVQSTETYYFRDLDERASLSSALHAAWRIAEAALASPDAEVRHSGAVLDAALRDLAQYLHGAFLGGRRTDPPAAPEVFERYTADHRRGGTAG, encoded by the coding sequence ATGGACTGGCTCGTCTCCGCCCTCGGCACCGCGCTCGTCCTCGCGGGCGCATACGACGTCTTCCACACGCTCCTCAATCCGAGCGGGCGCGGCACCATCAGTCGGCTGATCTTCGCGCTCTCCTGGCGCGTCACACGGCGGGCCCGCCGCCTGGGACTCGCCGTCGGCCCTGCATCGGTCGTCACCGTCATCGCGATCTGGGCGGCAACGCAGGTCGTCGGATGGGCCCTCATCTACACGCCGCACATTCCGGAGGGCTTCGCCTACTCGCACGACATCGACCCCGCGAGCTTCGTCGCCTTCTGGGAGGCGATCTACTTCTCGGGCGCCACGCTCACGACGCTCGGCTTCGGAGACACCGTGCCCATCGAGCCGTGGCTGCGCGTGCTCGCGCCCGTCGAGGCGCTCGCCGGCTTCGCGCTGCTCTCGGCGAGCGCGACCTGGTTCCTCCAGCTGCACGGGGCGCTCGCGCGACGCCGCTCGCTCGCCCTGCGAGTCTCGCAGCTCGAAGAGGCAGGCTTCGCCGAATCGCTCGCCCAGACTCCGCGCACCGCGGCGGCGGTCATCATCGAGTCGATCGCCGAGCAGATCGCGGTCGCCCGCGTGGACTACGTGCAGTCGACGGAGACCTACTACTTCCGCGACCTCGACGAGCGAGCCTCGCTCTCCTCCGCGCTGCACGCGGCGTGGCGCATCGCCGAAGCCGCGCTCGCCTCACCCGACGCCGAGGTGCGGCACTCGGGGGCGGTGCTCGACGCGGCCCTGCGCGACCTGGCACAGTACCTCCACGGCGCGTTTCTCGGCGGCCGGCGCACGGATCCCCCGGCCGCGCCGGAGGTGTTCGAGCGCTACACCGCCGACCACCGCCGGGGTGGCACCGCCGGCTAG
- a CDS encoding SDR family NAD(P)-dependent oxidoreductase — protein MQITSKVFVVTGAGNGIGREVALQLVEKGAQVAAVDLSEAGLAETVNLAAAKGDAISTHVVNITDRDAVLALPAAVTAAHGQVDGLLNIAGIIQKFVPVADLGFDQIERVIDVNLYGTINTIKAFLPELTQRPEAAIVNVASMGAYAPVPGQSLYGATKAAVAQLSRGLHSELMATNVQVTGVFPGAIGTNIAVNSAIMTPEEMAAMSAGAGGKERKTTPAPEAARQIVAAVEKGSYEIFIGSDARFMSRMARLSPKRAAALIYSQMKDLLGH, from the coding sequence ATGCAGATCACCTCGAAGGTCTTCGTCGTCACGGGCGCCGGCAACGGCATCGGGCGCGAGGTCGCCCTCCAGCTCGTCGAGAAGGGGGCGCAGGTCGCCGCCGTCGACCTGAGCGAGGCGGGTCTCGCCGAGACCGTGAATCTGGCGGCAGCGAAGGGCGATGCGATCTCGACGCACGTCGTCAACATCACCGATCGGGATGCCGTGCTCGCGCTGCCCGCGGCCGTCACCGCCGCGCACGGCCAGGTCGACGGGCTGCTCAACATCGCGGGCATCATCCAGAAGTTCGTACCGGTCGCCGATCTCGGCTTCGACCAGATCGAGCGGGTCATCGACGTCAACCTGTACGGCACGATCAACACGATCAAGGCCTTCCTGCCCGAGCTCACGCAGCGCCCCGAGGCCGCGATCGTCAACGTCGCAAGCATGGGCGCCTACGCCCCCGTGCCCGGCCAGTCGCTCTACGGCGCGACGAAGGCCGCCGTCGCTCAGCTGTCACGCGGACTGCACTCCGAGCTCATGGCGACGAACGTGCAGGTCACCGGGGTCTTCCCGGGAGCGATCGGCACGAACATCGCCGTCAACTCGGCCATCATGACGCCGGAGGAGATGGCGGCGATGAGCGCGGGCGCGGGCGGCAAGGAGCGCAAGACGACCCCGGCGCCCGAGGCGGCGCGGCAGATCGTCGCCGCCGTCGAGAAGGGCAGCTACGAGATCTTCATCGGCTCCGACGCTCGCTTCATGTCGCGCATGGCGCGCCTCTCGCCGAAGCGCGCAGCAGCGCTCATCTACTCGCAGATGAAGGACCTGCTGGGGCACTAG
- a CDS encoding DUF4395 domain-containing protein — translation MTSPRADPRPQPVIGQWVEGIETPVVNERAVRGSAGILFLAGFTAWLIGVMTGDLSVMRAFGAVFALEMYLRLFLGTRFTPTLLLGTLLTRPQRPEWVEARSKRLAWGLGFGMALAGCLALGWLGLPAVIAQTVCGACLALLFAEAAFGYCLGCELARRLSRTPPTLCSGDTCTYTPPRRGESHRV, via the coding sequence ATGACCTCCCCCCGCGCCGACCCCCGCCCTCAGCCCGTGATCGGTCAGTGGGTCGAGGGCATCGAGACTCCCGTCGTCAACGAGCGCGCCGTGCGCGGCTCCGCCGGCATCCTCTTCCTCGCCGGCTTCACCGCCTGGCTCATCGGCGTGATGACGGGAGACCTCTCGGTGATGCGCGCGTTCGGCGCCGTCTTCGCGCTCGAAATGTACCTTCGCCTCTTCCTCGGCACGCGGTTCACCCCCACCCTCCTTCTTGGCACGTTGCTCACCCGCCCCCAACGGCCCGAATGGGTCGAGGCGCGCAGCAAGCGGCTTGCCTGGGGACTGGGCTTCGGCATGGCCCTGGCCGGCTGCCTCGCTCTCGGCTGGCTGGGCCTTCCCGCGGTCATCGCCCAGACCGTGTGCGGGGCGTGCCTCGCGCTGCTGTTCGCCGAGGCCGCCTTCGGCTACTGCCTGGGGTGCGAGCTCGCCCGGCGCCTCAGTCGCACTCCGCCCACGCTGTGCTCGGGCGACACGTGCACGTACACGCCTCCGCGCCGCGGTGAGAGCCACCGGGTGTGA
- a CDS encoding LON peptidase substrate-binding domain-containing protein has protein sequence MTVLPMFPLGSVLFPSMPAALRIFEERYIVMLSKVLGEEPSEFGIVLIERGSEVGGGEQRFPIGTVAQITQVEASEGFIGLVAQGSRRIEIVEWLDDDPHPQAEVRELPELEWQDSLQPLREQAEQLVRRTIAQASEFVEQQWPADIVLDDDPIAAVWQLAGIAPVGPLDQVTLLRSSTTEELLRGIIEATEGAAEMLTLQVEDDGFPSPDDFRSGSGE, from the coding sequence ATGACGGTACTGCCGATGTTCCCGCTGGGTAGCGTGCTGTTCCCGTCCATGCCCGCCGCACTGCGCATCTTCGAGGAGCGCTACATCGTGATGCTCTCGAAGGTGCTCGGCGAGGAGCCCTCCGAGTTCGGCATCGTGCTCATCGAGCGAGGCTCGGAGGTCGGCGGGGGAGAGCAGCGGTTCCCCATCGGAACCGTCGCGCAGATCACCCAGGTCGAGGCCAGCGAGGGCTTCATCGGGCTGGTCGCGCAGGGTTCGCGCCGCATCGAGATCGTCGAGTGGCTCGACGACGACCCCCACCCCCAGGCGGAGGTGCGCGAGCTGCCCGAACTCGAGTGGCAGGACTCCCTGCAACCCCTGCGCGAGCAGGCCGAGCAACTCGTGCGCAGGACGATCGCCCAGGCGAGCGAGTTCGTCGAGCAGCAGTGGCCCGCTGACATCGTTCTCGACGACGATCCGATCGCGGCCGTCTGGCAGCTCGCGGGCATCGCACCGGTGGGGCCGCTCGACCAGGTGACGCTCCTGCGCTCGTCGACGACCGAGGAACTCTTGCGCGGCATCATCGAGGCGACCGAGGGGGCTGCAGAGATGCTCACCCTGCAGGTCGAGGACGACGGCTTCCCGAGTCCCGACGACTTCCGCTCCGGCTCGGGCGAGTGA
- the gcvT gene encoding glycine cleavage system aminomethyltransferase GcvT: MQRSPLHDEHAALGATFTGFAGWQMPVRYSSDLAEHAAVRTAAGLFDLSHMAEISVTGADAGAFLDVALAGRLSALPLLKAKYSLLLDESGGIIDDLIVYASAEAEYLVVANASNRHAVVEALLARQADFEVQLADLTEQLALIAVQGPAARAILDHTEGLATRDELSRGRTLDTLGYYAAMGMAWRDSPVFVARTGYTGEDGFELYVDASDAVALWRALLAAGEAHGLMPCGLAARDTLRLEAGMPLYGHELSRDILPEQAGLGRAVAVDKPRFVGKAAIEAGPAGDARVLVGLRAEGRRAPRAEYSVLHGEDAVGAVTSGALSPTLGYPIAMALVHPDHRAPGTVLDVDVRGTRVPATVVPLPFYRKED, from the coding sequence ATGCAGAGGTCGCCGCTGCACGACGAGCATGCAGCACTCGGTGCGACTTTCACGGGGTTCGCCGGCTGGCAGATGCCCGTGCGCTACAGCAGCGACCTCGCGGAGCACGCGGCCGTGCGCACAGCGGCGGGACTGTTCGACCTCTCGCACATGGCGGAGATCTCCGTCACCGGGGCTGACGCCGGCGCCTTCCTCGATGTCGCACTCGCCGGCCGACTGTCGGCACTGCCGCTGCTCAAGGCGAAGTACTCACTGCTGCTCGACGAGAGCGGCGGCATCATCGACGACCTCATCGTCTACGCGAGCGCAGAAGCCGAGTACCTCGTCGTCGCGAATGCGAGCAACCGGCACGCTGTCGTCGAAGCACTCCTCGCCCGACAGGCTGACTTCGAGGTGCAGCTCGCCGACCTCACCGAGCAGCTCGCGCTCATCGCCGTGCAAGGCCCGGCGGCGCGCGCGATCCTCGACCATACCGAGGGGCTCGCTACCCGCGACGAGCTCTCGCGGGGCCGCACGCTCGACACGCTCGGGTACTACGCGGCGATGGGCATGGCCTGGCGCGACAGCCCGGTCTTCGTCGCCCGCACCGGCTACACGGGCGAGGACGGGTTCGAGCTGTACGTCGATGCGTCCGACGCCGTCGCGCTGTGGCGCGCACTCCTCGCCGCGGGCGAGGCGCACGGCCTCATGCCATGCGGTCTCGCGGCGCGCGACACCCTGCGACTCGAGGCGGGCATGCCCCTGTACGGCCATGAGCTGAGTCGAGACATCCTTCCTGAGCAGGCGGGCCTCGGGCGCGCTGTCGCCGTCGACAAGCCGCGCTTCGTCGGCAAGGCGGCGATCGAGGCAGGACCCGCCGGGGACGCGCGCGTGCTCGTGGGCCTGCGCGCCGAGGGCCGGCGTGCTCCGCGCGCCGAGTACTCCGTTCTGCACGGCGAGGACGCCGTGGGCGCCGTCACGAGCGGGGCGCTCTCGCCCACCCTCGGGTACCCGATCGCGATGGCGCTCGTGCACCCCGACCACCGCGCGCCGGGCACCGTGCTCGACGTCGACGTGCGCGGCACGCGTGTGCCCGCGACCGTCGTCCCCCTCCCGTTCTACCGAAAAGAGGACTGA
- the gcvH gene encoding glycine cleavage system protein GcvH: MSVPDDLQYTAEHEWVRLEGDIATVGITQYAADSLGDVVYVELPAVGAALAAGAIVGEVESTKSVGELYAPLAGEVVEANQGVVDAPETINSDPYGEGWLVKLRVSEPPALMTADDYRTLISA, translated from the coding sequence ATGAGCGTTCCCGACGACCTGCAGTACACCGCCGAACACGAGTGGGTGCGCCTCGAGGGCGACATCGCGACGGTCGGCATCACCCAGTACGCGGCCGACTCCCTCGGCGATGTCGTCTACGTCGAGCTGCCCGCCGTCGGTGCGGCGCTCGCCGCAGGTGCGATTGTCGGCGAGGTCGAGTCGACCAAGTCGGTCGGCGAGCTGTATGCCCCGCTCGCCGGCGAGGTCGTCGAGGCCAATCAGGGTGTCGTCGATGCGCCCGAGACGATCAACTCGGACCCGTACGGCGAGGGTTGGCTCGTCAAGCTTCGTGTGAGCGAGCCGCCCGCTCTGATGACCGCCGACGACTACCGCACCCTCATCAGCGCCTGA
- the gcvP gene encoding aminomethyl-transferring glycine dehydrogenase has translation MLDALGYPDLASMMDAAVPAAIRQSSPLRTLPEPASEAEVLAELRAIADHNTVRRSLIGQGYYGTVTPAVIQRNVFENPSWYTAYTPYQPEISQGRLEALLNFQTMVADLTGLHTANASMLDEATAVVEGMLLARRASKSTSNLFLVDSDLFAQTRAVLDGRAEALGLDLAYLPLAETDPADLPEAFGVFVQYPAASGRVWDPSAVIAQVHEQGGLAVVAADLLALTLLTPPGELGADVAVGTTQRFGIPMGFGGPHAGYLAVRAGLERQLPGRLVGVSKDADGRPAYRLTLQTREQHIRRDKATSNICTAQVLLAVMASMYGVYHGPDGLRRIAERVHQQAASIAAQLQGAGYEVAHDAFFDTLEVTAPGRAAELVAAALEHDVLLWQVDDDTVRLSFDETTAVSPVRGTTLGGGQLGSAIVAIFGLESDWAMVFESPIPANLRRASEFMTHPVFHAHRSETAMMRYLKRLADRDYALDRGMIPLGSCTMKLNAATEMAAVSWPEFSGLHPFAPLDDVQGTLVMVGHIETWLAELTGYDAVSLQPNAGSQGELAGLLAIRGYHRSRGDKQRTVCLIPSSAHGTNAASAVLAGMRVVVVATTGSGDVDLGDLRAKIAEHRDELAALMITYPSTHGVYEHVVKDVTAAVHEAGGQVYIDGANLNALLGYARFGDLGGDVSHLNLHKTFCIPHGGGGPGVGPVAAKAHLAEFLPGHPLAQMAQHPPFDLLTGRAGTVEHRGAPVSAASYGSASILPISWAYARLMGAEGLTEATANAVLAANYIALRLRDHYPVLYAGESGLVAHECVLDLRPLREATGVTVDDVAKRLIDYGFHAPTMSFPVAGTLMVEPTESEDLAELERFIQAMIAIRHEADAVAAGEWPADDNPLVNAPHTAESVIVGQWEHAYSRELAAYPATLAGSTVDGGFGATRADKYWPPVRRVDQAYGDRNVVCSCPPVEAFA, from the coding sequence ATGCTCGACGCCCTCGGGTACCCCGATCTCGCATCGATGATGGATGCGGCCGTACCCGCCGCCATCCGTCAGTCGAGCCCGCTGCGCACGCTGCCCGAACCGGCATCGGAGGCGGAGGTGCTCGCCGAGCTGCGCGCGATCGCCGACCACAACACCGTGCGCCGCTCGCTCATCGGGCAGGGCTACTACGGCACCGTCACCCCCGCGGTGATTCAGCGCAACGTCTTCGAGAACCCCAGTTGGTACACGGCGTACACGCCGTATCAGCCGGAGATCTCGCAGGGGCGCCTCGAGGCACTGCTGAACTTCCAGACGATGGTCGCCGACCTCACGGGGCTGCACACGGCCAACGCCTCGATGCTCGACGAGGCGACGGCCGTCGTCGAGGGCATGCTGCTCGCCCGCCGCGCCTCGAAGAGCACCTCCAACCTCTTCCTCGTCGATAGCGACCTCTTCGCGCAGACGCGCGCCGTGCTCGACGGGCGTGCGGAGGCGCTCGGGCTCGACCTGGCCTACCTGCCGCTCGCCGAGACCGACCCGGCCGACCTGCCCGAGGCGTTCGGCGTCTTCGTGCAGTACCCGGCCGCATCCGGTCGCGTGTGGGATCCGTCCGCGGTCATCGCCCAGGTGCACGAGCAGGGCGGGCTCGCGGTCGTGGCGGCCGACCTGCTCGCTCTCACGCTTCTGACCCCACCCGGCGAGCTCGGCGCCGACGTCGCGGTCGGCACGACGCAGCGCTTCGGCATCCCCATGGGTTTCGGCGGGCCGCACGCCGGCTATCTGGCCGTGCGCGCAGGCCTCGAGCGTCAGCTGCCCGGTCGTCTCGTCGGCGTCTCGAAGGATGCCGATGGTCGCCCCGCCTACCGGCTCACCCTGCAGACGCGCGAGCAGCACATCCGCCGCGACAAGGCCACCAGCAACATCTGCACGGCGCAAGTGCTGCTCGCCGTCATGGCATCGATGTACGGCGTCTACCACGGGCCCGATGGCCTCCGCCGGATCGCCGAGCGCGTGCACCAGCAGGCCGCGAGCATCGCTGCGCAGCTCCAGGGCGCGGGCTACGAGGTCGCGCACGACGCGTTCTTCGACACTCTCGAGGTCACCGCGCCGGGCCGCGCCGCCGAGCTCGTCGCAGCCGCACTCGAGCACGACGTGCTGCTCTGGCAGGTCGACGACGATACGGTGCGGCTGAGCTTCGACGAGACGACCGCTGTCTCGCCCGTGCGCGGCACGACCCTGGGCGGGGGGCAGCTCGGGTCGGCGATCGTCGCGATCTTCGGTCTCGAATCCGACTGGGCCATGGTGTTCGAAAGCCCGATTCCCGCGAACCTGCGCCGGGCGTCCGAGTTCATGACGCACCCGGTGTTCCACGCCCACCGCAGCGAGACGGCGATGATGCGCTACCTCAAGCGCCTCGCCGACCGCGACTACGCGCTCGATCGCGGCATGATCCCGCTCGGCTCGTGCACGATGAAGCTCAACGCTGCGACCGAGATGGCGGCGGTCAGCTGGCCCGAGTTCAGCGGCCTGCACCCCTTCGCGCCTCTCGACGACGTGCAGGGCACCCTCGTCATGGTCGGCCACATCGAGACGTGGCTTGCCGAGCTGACAGGCTACGACGCGGTCTCGCTGCAGCCCAACGCGGGCAGCCAGGGCGAGCTCGCCGGGCTCCTCGCCATCCGCGGCTACCACCGGTCGCGCGGCGACAAACAGCGCACCGTGTGCCTCATCCCCTCGAGCGCGCACGGCACCAATGCGGCCTCCGCCGTGCTCGCCGGGATGCGCGTCGTCGTCGTCGCCACGACCGGTAGCGGCGACGTCGATCTCGGCGACCTTCGCGCGAAGATCGCCGAGCACCGCGACGAGCTCGCCGCGCTCATGATCACCTACCCCTCTACGCACGGCGTGTACGAGCACGTTGTCAAGGACGTCACGGCGGCCGTCCACGAGGCGGGCGGGCAGGTTTACATCGACGGCGCCAACCTCAACGCGCTCCTGGGCTACGCGCGCTTCGGTGACCTCGGCGGCGACGTCAGCCATCTCAACCTGCACAAGACGTTCTGCATCCCGCACGGTGGTGGAGGCCCTGGCGTGGGCCCCGTCGCCGCCAAGGCGCACCTCGCGGAGTTTCTGCCCGGGCACCCGCTCGCGCAGATGGCGCAGCACCCGCCGTTCGACCTGCTTACCGGTCGCGCGGGCACGGTCGAGCACCGCGGCGCGCCCGTCTCGGCAGCGTCGTACGGCAGCGCGAGCATCCTGCCCATCTCCTGGGCCTATGCGCGCCTCATGGGCGCCGAAGGGCTCACGGAGGCCACCGCCAACGCCGTCCTCGCGGCCAACTACATCGCCCTGCGCCTGCGCGACCACTACCCCGTGCTGTATGCGGGCGAGAGCGGGCTCGTCGCGCACGAGTGCGTCCTCGATCTGCGGCCGCTGCGCGAGGCCACGGGCGTGACCGTTGACGACGTCGCGAAGCGCCTCATCGACTACGGCTTCCACGCGCCGACCATGTCGTTCCCCGTCGCGGGCACCCTCATGGTCGAGCCGACCGAGTCGGAGGATCTCGCCGAGCTCGAGCGGTTCATCCAGGCCATGATCGCCATTCGCCACGAGGCCGACGCCGTCGCCGCGGGGGAGTGGCCCGCCGACGACAACCCCCTCGTGAACGCCCCGCACACGGCCGAGAGTGTCATCGTCGGGCAGTGGGAGCACGCGTACTCGCGCGAGCTTGCCGCCTACCCAGCCACCCTCGCCGGTTCGACCGTCGACGGGGGGTTCGGGGCGACGCGGGCCGACAAGTACTGGCCGCCCGTGCGCCGCGTCGACCAGGCGTACGGTGACCGCAACGTCGTCTGCTCCTGTCCGCCGGTGGAGGCATTCGCCTAG
- a CDS encoding CPBP family intramembrane glutamic endopeptidase, whose product MTDQPRPVGLEIAPLTGARVRLEILLVLGLSLGASAVYSVVAITNRLTREVPLSQQTATINASRDDREIFDLVYQLLSIAFGLVPVALVAWLLWSAARPHLHRLGLDGTRPWRDVRDGLGLALLVGVPGLGLYLAGRGLGLTVTVVPTALDEYWWTVPVLLLAALRAGLVEELIAVGYLFARLRDLRWSPWAIILTSALLRGTYHLYQGFGAFVGNVAMGILFGWLYTRTGRVAPLIVAHTAIDAAVFVGYPATAAAFPELFGIPA is encoded by the coding sequence ATGACTGATCAGCCCCGCCCCGTCGGTCTCGAGATCGCGCCGCTCACCGGGGCTCGCGTGCGCCTCGAGATCCTGCTCGTGCTCGGGCTCTCCCTCGGTGCGAGCGCGGTCTACTCGGTCGTCGCGATCACCAACCGGCTCACGCGGGAGGTGCCTCTCTCGCAGCAGACCGCCACGATCAACGCATCCCGAGACGACCGCGAGATCTTCGACCTCGTCTACCAGCTGCTGAGCATCGCCTTCGGGCTCGTGCCCGTCGCCCTCGTCGCATGGTTGCTGTGGAGCGCCGCGCGACCCCACCTCCACCGCCTGGGGCTCGACGGCACGCGGCCCTGGCGCGACGTGCGCGACGGGCTGGGGCTCGCCCTCCTCGTGGGCGTGCCCGGGCTCGGGCTCTACCTCGCCGGTCGCGGCCTGGGTCTGACCGTGACGGTCGTGCCCACCGCACTCGACGAGTACTGGTGGACGGTCCCCGTGCTGCTGCTCGCGGCGCTGCGCGCGGGCCTGGTCGAAGAGCTCATCGCCGTCGGGTACCTGTTCGCCCGACTGCGCGACCTGCGCTGGAGCCCCTGGGCGATCATCCTCACGAGCGCCCTGCTGCGCGGCACCTACCACCTCTACCAGGGCTTCGGTGCGTTCGTCGGCAACGTGGCCATGGGCATCCTCTTCGGATGGCTGTACACGCGCACCGGTCGCGTGGCTCCGCTCATCGTCGCCCACACCGCGATCGACGCTGCGGTATTCGTGGGATACCCGGCGACGGCCGCCGCGTTCCCCGAGCTCTTCGGCATCCCCGCCTAG